In the Topomyia yanbarensis strain Yona2022 chromosome 3, ASM3024719v1, whole genome shotgun sequence genome, one interval contains:
- the LOC131690743 gene encoding uncharacterized protein LOC131690743, with protein sequence MDTIQEVLVVTKANDNDDLVVGELDSTKLSDTAAAPHETTRSSQDSSFNVRDYDCSSLVEDPAAVRDTVTDIIELIGDGNGDCGDPQALVDGDVVKVLNGGDGSDSGVEFGGIVGSLNETGILQRALSNNSAGYASSCCGLEEGNGVSVSCNSSVISYSSDVYDKTGSTIILGSRLSNDYCASEGGSESSSVTGGPVSSLRKPGCTTKKKVAMKEPLTNRSPRKSNESISSARSSSRSRTSSLGRSVSLNLKTPPSSAMNVRERARSREKIISSSVSNSKTASSPKPPVQAKRPTKPDSLPTGIKEGSPAIQRANLSRTPSLTRGRTPLGTPTDDGRWPSVGGKGTIPPRSAGRAGSAAPEGVSIKTRVGTLALEGKPSSPLDKFGTLPRRRRERSAEELKISSPRSDSLTRDQNRMTTSLIKKLPPTKQEITTRTLPNYPRLVGVTKKLIQKTKIYHETSVQTAITCQDVEDAFNGKAKDIKVDAVETSQKATQSDIRDKEMEKLEEKLKKLTAEYSTLMSKHSEKSQMVTALEQKLLKEREEKLAAQRELQNNSERVLGMLGSVQGVPVETGGECDSLLILESQLQMSGSVLEKKQEQIIKLQTICRTLQIDMEKSLKNQEELLRQKTELEEESSEMQDFLQAEKASCMDALKEAELEVSQLRQSLAQRECEIERQQEEGRHLVRIGEQRRQEYLGMQAKYNALESRSKDILLQQGAAVSGASVALSGLGSRLDHLVEQLIASYNISEQDLEDVIYHNEAYTNSSSGDGSPQCEQPASKHGDQQQCHPQRLDTTQKASQYEAPLSPQRGHSFIAAVISAIKNATSKSAVLKSSASGAASKEKKETCGHESDSTEMLDSETEPCLMMDNVLEDVAMPDSHSHNMVSSSTRISQIEMPSSLESGANVMISHDESLDNLSQAITNRQQIELQSSIIASGRSPRFRQSCGAEQRAVVGTEPTTASHSSSLEDQDNSCCAEASVAEMPSICEYCNAQSLVDQVIDVDNLITKLLKVLRIVQMDNDHCIQELISHKNKLALTNEEIQDRVKEYEELNEKLKDDLKDASQQLVSRGNEIAKSKAELQSHRTEIDKLNEDICQLSTLCSNNRNSSCSGLVINREDIMSALKMWNENDSIMEKDLINNVVQACNEIPKLKAMLCEKEQQLASLTRSGVDKTGPSLMMTASWHQALSEAKRQYEAIDRALETLHSIQSIVHETPVLMQLQRDLEETNFQALPLVSLPTHLVAHQNGNGMASAAACIDLNANQTTVTTSSINGVSNGNVSAAAGLQLSQPDIIDSTA encoded by the exons atggacaCCATACAGGAAGTATTAGTAGTGACGAAGGCAAACGACAACGATGACCTAGTCGTGGGTGAGCTCGATTCGACGAAATTATCAGACACAGCGGCCGCGCCGCACGAAACGACCAGATCCTCGCAGGATTCATCTTTCAACGTTCGAGACTATGACTGTTCCTCGCTGGTAGAGGATCCAGCAGCGGTGAGAGATACGGTGACTGATATTATAGAGCTTATTGGTGACGGTAACGGCGACTGTGGCGACCCACAAGCGTTGGTAGACGGCGATGTCGTTAAGGTGCTAAACGGAGGCGATGGGAGCGATAGTGGAGTGGAGTTTGGTGGCATCGTGGGTTCGCTGAACGAGACAGGAATTTTGCAGAGGGCATTGAGCAACAACAGTGCCGGTTATGCCAGTAGTTGTTGTGGGTTGGAGGAAGGTAACGGTGTCAGTGTGTCATGTAATTCTAGTGTGATAAGTTATAGCTCGGATGTGTATGATAAGACCGGCAGTACAATTATTTTGGGAAGTAGATTGAGTAATGATTACTGTGCTAGTGAAGGTGGCAGTGAAAGTTCAAGTGTCACGGGTGGACCGGTAAGCTCTTTGCGGAAACCTGGATGTACCACAAAGAAAAAAGTGGCTATGAAAGAGCCACTGACAAATAGGTCTCCGAGGAAATCCAACGAAAGTATCTCATCTGCTAGAAGCAGTTCACGATCTCGAACTTCATCTTTAGGACGATCGGTTTCATTAAACCTAAAAACGCCTCCTTCGTCAGCAATGAATGTTCGGGAGAGAGCcagatctcgagaaaaaataatttcttccaGTGTGAGCAATAGTAAGACTGCATCGTCACCAAAACCGCCCGTTCAAGCGAAACGGCCGACCAAACCAGATTCTTTGCCAACTGGAATCAAAGAAGGATCTCCTGCCATACAAAGGGCCAATTTGTCCAGAACACCGTCGTTGACGAGAGGTCGAACACCCCTAGGAACTCCCACGGACGATGGTCGTTGGCCGTCCGTTGGAGGTAAAGGTACAATCCCTCCTCGATCCGCTGGCAGGGCAGGTTCAGCTGCGCCGGAGGGAGTTTCAATCAAAACGCGTGTAGGTACGCTTGCCTTGGAGGGAAAACCAAGTAGCCCTCTAGACAAATTTGGCACGCTTCCTCGTCGTCGACGAGAAAGATCTGCCGAAGAATTGAAAATTAGCAGCCCTAGGAGTGATTCCCTAACCCGCGATCAGAATCGTATGACAACCTCGCTAATCAAAAAGCTTCCACCGACTAAGCAAGAAATAACGACTAGAACCCTTCCTAACTATCCTCGGCTGGTTGGTGTGACCAAGAAACTGATTCAAAAGACAAAAATTTACCATGAAACAAGCGTTCAGACGGCGATCACGTGTCAAGACGTCGAAGACGCATTTAATGGTAAAGCCAAAGACATAAAGGTGGATGCAGTCGAGACCAGTCAAAAAGCGACTCAGTCCGATATTCGTGATAAGGAGATGGAGAAGCTTGAAGAAAAACTTAAAAAACTAACCGCTGAGTATTCTACATTGATGAGCAAACACTCCGAGAAAAGTCAGATGGTCACTGCATTGGAGCAGAAGTTGCTGAAAGAACGCGAAGAGAAGCTGGCGGCGCAAAGGGAGCTTCAGAACAACAGTGAACGTGTACTGGGAATGCTCGGCTCGGTGCAGGGAGTTCCCGTTGAAACGGGAGGCGAATGTGATAGTCTGCTGATTCTGGAATCGCAACTGCAAATGTCCGGCTCGGTGCTGGAAAAGAAGCAAGAACAAATCATTAAGCTGCAGACGATTTGCCGTACACTGCAGATTGACATGGAAAAGTCACTCAAGAATCAGGAGGAACTGTTGAGACAGAAGACTGAACTAGAGGAGGAATCCAGTGAGATGCAGGATTTCCTGCAGGCGGAAAAGGCGTCCTGTATGGATGCCTTGAAGGAGGCTGAGTTGGAAGTTTCCCAGCTGAGACAGTCCCTTGCCCAAAGGGAATGTGAGATCGAACGGCAGCAGGAAGAGGGTCGGCATTTGGTGCGCATTGGCGAGCAGAGGCG gcaAGAATATCTCGGCATGCAAGCCAAATACAATGCGCTAGAAAGTCGGTCGAAGGATATACTGTTGCAGCAAGGGGCGGCTGTTTCGGGGGCTTCTGTGGCATTGTCCGGTTTGGGATCGAGGCTTGACCATCTGGTTGAGCAGCTAATAGCGTCCTATAATATCTCAGAGCAGGATCTGGAG GACGTAATTTACCACAACGAAGCGTACACCAACAGTAGCAGCGGCGATGGCAGCCCGCAGTGTGAACAGCCTGCCAGCAAGCACGGTGATCAGCAGCAGTGTCACCCACAACGGCTGGATACTACCCAGAAAGCGAGTCAGTATGAGGCACCTCTATCACCGCAGCGGGGTCATTCGTTCATTGCTGCTGTGATCAGCGCGATCAAAAACGCCACCAGCAAGTCGGCCGTCCTCAAGTCAAGTGCTTCCGGTGCTGCCAGCAAGGAGAAGAAGGAGACGTGTGGTCATG AATCCGATTCCACGGAAATGCTAGACTCGGAAACCGAACCGTGCCTAATGATGGATAACGTTTTGGAGGATGTAGCGATGCCCGATTCGCACTCTCACAACATGGTCTCATCGTCGACGCGAATTTCCCAGATCGAAATGCCATCCTCACTGGAGAGCGGCGCCAATGTGATGATCTCGCACGACGAATCGCTCGATAATCTTTCGCAGGCGATCACAAATCGGCAACAGATCGAGCTTCAGTCTAGTATTATCGCTAGTGGTCGATCGCCACGTTTCCGCCAATCGTGTGGCGCGGAGCAGCGAGCAGTTGTTGGTACCGAACCCACCACCGCTAGCCATTCTTCGTCGCTGGAGGATCAGGACAATAGCTGCTGCGCGGAGGCATCCGTTGCCGAGATGCCATCGATCTGTGAGTACTGCAATGCCCAATCGCTGGTCGATCAGGTGATCGATGTGGATAATTTGATCACGAAGCTGCTGAAGGTGTTGCGTATTGTGCAGATGGATAACGATCACTGTATACAGGAGTTGATAAGTCACAA AAACAAACTAGCTTTAACCAACGAAGAGATTCAAGACAGAGTGAAGGAGTACGAGGAGCTGAACGAAAAGTTGAAAGATGATCTCAAGGATGCCTCACAACAACTGGTTAGCCGTGGTAATGAAATTGCCAAGAGTAAAGCGGAATTACAGAGCCATCGGACGGAAATTGAC AAACTTAATGAAGACATATGCCAGCTGAGCACACTATGTAGCAACAACCGGAATAGCAGTTGCTCCGGATTAGTAATCAACCGTGAGGACATTATGAGTGCACTGAAAATGTGGAACGAAAATGATTCCATCATGGAGAAGGATCTGATTAACAACGTGGTACAAGCGTGCAACGAG ATCCCCAAGCTGAAGGCAATGCTATGTGAGAAGGAGCAACAACTGGCATCGCTGACGCGTAGTGGCGTCGACAAAACTGGGCCCAGCCTGATGATGACGGCCAGCTGGCATCAAGCATTAAGCGAGGCTAAGCGCCAGTACGAAGCAATCGACAGGGCCCTGGAA